The genomic region CATTTTAGGTCTAAATAATCAAGCAACATTAGATGGCTATAGCGGCATTGATAACATTATCGGGGGCACCGGTAATCAAACACTTTATTCTCATGGCGCAGGGACGACTCATGCAAACTTACCTGGTGTCATTGGAAGTACTTTAATCGGTGGCGATGGTAATAATATTTTTCAAATTCAAGATCCTGTATTTCATAAAATAAGTGCAGGAACTGGATTTGATATTTTGCGTTTAAACAGTGGCGTGCTGGATTTAGCGCATTTACCTAATCCAACCGCTATTGATTTAGCTTCCCGTGCGTCACAAATTGTATTAGGGATTGAAAGAATAGAATTGGGTAATGATGCAGGACTTGTGTTGAATGCTGAAGCTATTTTAAATATGACGAGTTATAAAGCAGGAGCTGGTAGCTACAATGGCACTCAATTTCCTGGCGTTGCTGCGAATGGTAATCCTATCCAAGGCGCAGCGGCTTTGTTAGTAGCATCCCTAACGGGCGGAGCAAAAGATCCTTTACACGCACCGACAGTTACGTTTGTCAATGATGCAGAACATCAATGGAACGTTACTGCAGTGAATACAACGCGATACGACGGACAGCTTGCAACGCCTGTAACACTTACGGCAATAAGCCAAGCGTTTAATAATACAATGTCTACTGTTCTTGTCGAAGCCAATGTTAATATACAAGTAGTTAGTGGTTAATCTATTTAACAAAATTAAGTCTCGCGTAATGCTTCTGATTTCGCTTTCAAAATCGGTTTTAATATATAATCAGCAATGGATTTTTTACCAGTGATGATATCTACGGTTACGACCATGCCAGGGATGATAGGAAGAGGTTTGTTAGCCGGCCCTAAATAATTTTTGTTGGTTTTTATCTGGACGAGATAAAAAGTATTACCTCTTTCATCAACCACTGTATCTGCACTGACATATTCAACTTTTCCTTCAAGTCCGCCATAGATTGAATAATCATAAGCCGTGAATTTAACAATTGCTTTTTGTGCAGGAACGATGAAGGCGATATCTTTAGGAAGAATTTTTGCTTCCACTAACAGCTTATCTTGCAAGGGGACAATTTGCATCATTTCACCACCGGGACGAATAACCCCTCCGATGGTCGTAACGCTTATTTGTTTGACGATGCCATTAACGGGAGAGCGTACGGTCGTTCTTGTAATGCGAGCTTGTAAACCGACTATTTTTTGTTGCAAGCTTTTCAATTCATCATTCACTCGACTTAAATCAGTTAGCGCATCACGTTTAAATCGATTTTGTTCATCTTCAATCGCACCTTTCAATTCATTCACTTTTGTTTTTAAGTCTAACAATTCCATTTTGGATACAATACCTTCAGCAGCCATTGGACTAATAAGATTCAGCTTTTTTTTAGCGAGATCATAACTCTCATTAAGCGTTTGTAAACGTTCGTTAAGAACCTTTCTCCTTGACTCAAAGAGTTGTAATTCATGTTCAATCAATTCTTTTTCTGGAGCAAGGACCGCTGGGAATTCTATCTTATCGCTCCTATTTATTTCTGCTTGCAACCGTGCTGCGGCTGCCAATAAAGCGAGATAATGGTTTTGTGTAGCTAGATAATCCGCTTTAAAATCTGAAATATTTAAAACAGCAACAATTTGACCTTCTTTAACAATCTGACCTTCTTTGACCCGCAATGAAGCTAAAATTCCCCCATCCAGGCTCTGTATCACTTTAATGTAAGAAGAAGGAATGACTTTTCCCGTGCCAACTGTCACTTCATCAACAACTGCAAATTTCGCCCATAAAATGCCGAGAATAAAAAGAATGCCAATTGTATAGAGTAAATATTTAATATAGGTTGTGCGTTCTGCAAGCATGGCTTCTTTTGCATCGCCAATAAAATTGATATCTTCATCATTGACTGGCAATTTCATTGCTTGAGGTTTAGAAAATTCGCCTTTGATGAAAACTTTAAAATCATGGATTGATTTTCTTATTTTTTCATAACAACTTTTGAGGTAAGAAGAAATTGCCATTTAGTGCACCAATTTTTTTAAGACTTCGTCTTTGGGGCCGTCTGCTACTAATTGACCGTTTTGTAAAATAATAATGCGGTCAACTAAACTTAACATAGATAATTTATGCGTAACCATAATCAACGTTTTATCTTTAACGTAATCTTTCAATTTGTCTCTTAATTCTTGTTCACTATTATCATCCATTTCACTTGTTGTATCATCTAACAAAAGAAGCGGTGCATTAGGTAAGATAGCGCGTGCAATTGCCACGGATTGTTGTTGTCCTCTAGAGAGTCCAGCGCCATTTTCTCCAATCATTAAATCAAAGCCTGACGGATGATGATTGGTATAATGGCTAATCCCAGTAATGTCTGCGACTTTTTGAATATCATCTGCACTTGCCCATGGCATTGATTTGCAAATATTTTCGCGTAGTGTTCCATAAAATAAGCTACTTTCTTGCGGTGCATAACCAATGTTTCTGCGGATATCAGCGGGATCAAGTTGATGGATATCAATATCATCAAGTAATATTGAGCCAGAAAACGATTGATAAAGCCCAATAATTAATTTCAACACAGTACTCTTGCCAGAACCAATGCGACCTAAAATAGCAACTTTTTCATTGGCTTTTATTGTAAAAGAAAGTTTATTTAAAGCCAAAATTTGCTGATTAGGATAAGTGAAACTTACATTTTCAAATTGAACATCACCACGTAATTGCGGATGATAGAGATAATTTTTTCTATCTTCTCTTTCGGTCGGAAGTGCCATAATACGATTGAGGGTTTGCAATCCGGTTTTAGCTTGATGATACCGGGTAATTAAACTCGCGATTTGTGTTAAGGGTGCCATAGTTCGACTGCTTAAAATCGCGCAGGCAATCAGTGCACCTAAGGTGAGATTATTTTCAGTAATGGCATATACACCGGCAACAATGACAAGAACGTAAACCATGGCTAAGACAAAGCCGGCAAAGTTAACAGCGAGTGAGGAATAGAAGCGGGATTTCATCCCCAACCTTGCGACCAAGCCTGAATAGTATTCCCATTTTCGTTGATATTCGCCCTCTGAGGCTGATGATTTAATCGTTTCTAATTGATTAATGGATTCAATCAGAATTGCATTTTTCTGCGCCATGCCAACAAAACTTTGTTCCACCGAATTGCGAATGGGGATTTCTAAATACAGTGAAACAATGACCACCAAAGGGATTGCCATAAAAGGAATTAATACAATCCAACCACCAATATAGGCAATGACAATTAAGAATAAAAATACAAACGGAAGATCAATTAAGCTGACAAGAGTTGCTGAAGTAAAAAAATCTCTTACTGACTCATAACCTTGGAAACTGTTAGCAAAAGCCCCGGCGGAAATAGGTTTAGAAGATAATTTTAATTCTAGTAAATGATTAAAAAGAATATCAGAGAGAACAACATCAGCTTTCTTGCCGCTAACATCAAGTAAGTATCCACGAATTATTTTTAATAACAAGTCGAAAACGTAAATGATCACGATGCCGATTGTCAAAACCCAAAGAGTGCCCATCGTTTGATTGGGGACCACGCGGTCATAAACATTCATGACAAATAAGGGTGAGGCTAAAACAAAACAATTAATAAAGAAGGTTGCTAATGCAACTTGATAATAAAGACTACGATAACGCCAAAACGTATCCCAAAACCATGACCGAGCCGTCACAACTTGGTATTCATCCGCACGCTTTTCAAAAAAGTATTCAGGTTTTGTATAAATAGCTATGCCTGTGTAGTCTTGACTTACTTCTTTAAGCGGTAGTTGGGTTACTGATGGATTTCCCACCGCTT from Gammaproteobacteria bacterium harbors:
- a CDS encoding HlyD family type I secretion periplasmic adaptor subunit translates to MLAERTTYIKYLLYTIGILFILGILWAKFAVVDEVTVGTGKVIPSSYIKVIQSLDGGILASLRVKEGQIVKEGQIVAVLNISDFKADYLATQNHYLALLAAAARLQAEINRSDKIEFPAVLAPEKELIEHELQLFESRRKVLNERLQTLNESYDLAKKKLNLISPMAAEGIVSKMELLDLKTKVNELKGAIEDEQNRFKRDALTDLSRVNDELKSLQQKIVGLQARITRTTVRSPVNGIVKQISVTTIGGVIRPGGEMMQIVPLQDKLLVEAKILPKDIAFIVPAQKAIVKFTAYDYSIYGGLEGKVEYVSADTVVDERGNTFYLVQIKTNKNYLGPANKPLPIIPGMVVTVDIITGKKSIADYILKPILKAKSEALRET
- a CDS encoding type I secretion system permease/ATPase; protein product: MHTHAQSNQRKSQQVFDPLLECLLALAKYYGHSVSPNTLTANLPLVNHKLTPALFVQAAARIQLTARIVERSLDTVNELVLPAVLLLKDDKACILTKLYGDETAEFILPQAVGNPSVTQLPLKEVSQDYTGIAIYTKPEYFFEKRADEYQVVTARSWFWDTFWRYRSLYYQVALATFFINCFVLASPLFVMNVYDRVVPNQTMGTLWVLTIGIVIIYVFDLLLKIIRGYLLDVSGKKADVVLSDILFNHLLELKLSSKPISAGAFANSFQGYESVRDFFTSATLVSLIDLPFVFLFLIVIAYIGGWIVLIPFMAIPLVVIVSLYLEIPIRNSVEQSFVGMAQKNAILIESINQLETIKSSASEGEYQRKWEYYSGLVARLGMKSRFYSSLAVNFAGFVLAMVYVLVIVAGVYAITENNLTLGALIACAILSSRTMAPLTQIASLITRYHQAKTGLQTLNRIMALPTEREDRKNYLYHPQLRGDVQFENVSFTYPNQQILALNKLSFTIKANEKVAILGRIGSGKSTVLKLIIGLYQSFSGSILLDDIDIHQLDPADIRRNIGYAPQESSLFYGTLRENICKSMPWASADDIQKVADITGISHYTNHHPSGFDLMIGENGAGLSRGQQQSVAIARAILPNAPLLLLDDTTSEMDDNSEQELRDKLKDYVKDKTLIMVTHKLSMLSLVDRIIILQNGQLVADGPKDEVLKKLVH